In Ruania alkalisoli, the DNA window CGATGGCCTACCGTGCGTTCTTCGCCCTCCCCGTGGAGAACTTCTCCACGACGACGGGCCAGACCACGAACGCCGTGTACGGGTTCACGTCGATGTTGATCAACCTGCTCCGGGACGAGGAACCCACCCACGTGGCGGTGGCCTTCGACGTCTCCAGCCAGACCTTCCGCAAGGACACCTACGCCGACTACAAGGGGACGCGAGAGGAGACACCCCAGGAGTTCCGCGGCCAGATCCCGCTGATCGAAGAAGTCCTGGCCGCACTGAGCATCACGACACTCGGCCGCGAGGGTTTCGAGGCCGATGACATCATCGCCACCCTCGCCAGCCAAGCGGGCTCGGCCGGCTACGAGGTGCTCATCTGCTCCGGCGACAGGGACACCTACCAGCTGGTGACCGACGGCGTCACCGTGCTCTACCCCCGCAAGGGCGTCTCCGACTTGGTGCGGATGACACCTTCTGCGGTCGAGGAGAAGTACGGGGTGCGCCCCGAGCAGTACAGCGACCTGGCCGCGCTGGTGGGGGAGACCAGCGACAACCTGCCCGGCGTTCCCGGGGTGGGCCCCAAGACGGCAGCGAAGTGGATCCTGGCACATGGGGGTCTCGAAGGCATCGTTGCGAACGCTCCCTCGATCACCGGCAAGGCGGGCCAGTCGCTGCGGGACCATCTCGACCAGGTGCTCCTCAACCGTCAGTTGAACGAGCTGCTGCGGGATATGGAGCTTCCGGTCGGACTGGACGAGATCGCACGCCAGCCGTTCGAACGGGAGCGTGTGCATCAGGTCTTCGACGCGCTGGAGTTCCGGGTGTTGCGGGATCGCTTGTTCGAGATGGATCCTCAGGACACCGAGTCCGCCACGGCCGAGTCCTTCGCCCTCGACGTCACCGCGTTGCAGCCCGGCGCCCTCGCCACCTGGATCCATGAGCACGGCGACACCCGGCTCGGTGTCGATGTGAGGGGCAGCGCAGCTGCCGGTACCGGTGACGCGTGGGGACTGGCGATCGCGGCACCCGGTGGCGCGGTGCTGACCATCGACCTCATCGAGATCGGTCCGGAGGACGAGAAGGCACTGGCCACATGGCTCGCGGACGAGACCGCGGAGAAGGTGCTGCACGACGCTAAGACCGCGTGGCACTGCCTGGATGGTCGGGACATGAGGTTGTCCGGCGTGACCTTCGACACTGCGACCGCCGCCTACTTGTGCCACCCGGACCAGCGTTCGTACGCGCTGGCCGACCTCACGCTGCGCTTCCTCGGACGAGAGCTCAAGGCCGGCGACGGGAACGAGTCGGAGGCATCCGGACAGCAAATGCTCGTGCTCGACGGCCCGGATGAGATCGAGCTGTCGGCCGTCCGGGCGGCCGCGGTGGCCGAGCTCGCCGAGGTGCTGACCGAACAGCTCGACCAGCGCTCATCCGTCCCGCTGCTCACCAGCCTTGAGTTGCCGGTGGCACACGTACTCGCCGAGATGGAGAAGGCCGGTATCGCCGCTGACGTCGACTACCTGCGCGATCTTGAGCACCAGTTCGACGACCATGTGCGCTCGGCTGCCAGTCAGGCGTATGAGGTGATCGGGCGCGAGGTCAATCTCAGTTCGCCCAAGCAGCTGCAGGAGGTGCTCTTCGGCGATCTGGAGATGCCCAAGACCCGCAAGACCAAGACCGGGTACACCACGGATGCGGACGCCCTGGCGGACCTCTACACCAAGACCGAGCACCCGTTCCTGGAGCACCTGCTGACCCACAGGGACCAGATCCGGTTGCGGCAGACCGTCGAAGGGCTGCTGCGTACGGTGGCCGCGGACGGACGGATCCACACCACGTACTCCCAGACGATCGCGGCCACGGGCCGGCTCTCGTCCGCCGACCCGAACCTGCAGAACATCCCGATCCGCACCGATGAGGGCCACCGGATCCGGGCTGCGTTCGTGGTCGGCAGCGGCTACGAGTCACTGCTGACGGCCGACTATTCGCAGATCGAGATGCGGATCATGGCCCACCTCTCCGAGGACGAAGGTCTCATCGAGGCGTTCCGCTCCGGGGAAGATCTGCACTCATTCGTCGGTTCGCGCGTCTTCGACGTTGCGCCCGAGGAAGTGACGGCCCCGATGCGGTCGAAGATCAAGGCGATGTCCTATGGGCTGGCGTACGGCCTGAGTGCTTTCGGACTGTCCCGGCAGCTGAAGATCCCCACCTCTGAGGCACGCGAGCTCATGGAGGAGTACTTCCAGCGGTTCGGTGGCGTGCGCGACTACCTCGCCTCCGTCGTCGACCAGGCGCGTGTGAACGGATACACGCAGACCATCCTGGGTCGCCGGCGCTACCTGCCGGACCTGACCAGCGACAACCGCCAGCGCCGCGAGATGGCTGAGCGAATGGCGTTGAACGCACCGATCCAGGGCAGTGCGGCGGACATCATCAAGGTGGCGATGATCGGTGTTCACCGAGCGATGTCCGAGCAGAAGCTTGCCTCCCGGCTGCTGCTGCAGGTCCACGACGAGCTCGTGGTCGAGGTTGCGGCGGGGGAGCGGCAGCAGGCCGAGAGCATCCTGCGCGAGCACATGGGCGCGGCTGCCGATCTAGCCGTCCCGCTCGAGGTGAGCGTCGGTTCCGGGGCCACCTGGCGCGACGCAGGTCACTGACGCTCGGCCACCATGATCAACGTGCCCGGTAGCAGTGCACCACGTTCGGGTCCCCATCCACCCCACACGTGGGTGTTGCCCGGTTGCCACTCCGGCTCGACGAGGTCGACCAGCGTGAACCCCGCCGCGATCACGTCTCGGATGTGATCGCTGAGCGTGCGGTGGAACTCGGCGTACAGGGGTTTCCCCTGCGCATCCCGTTCGACGTAGGGTGCCCGGTCGAAGTAGGACCGTACGAGGGTCAACCCCGCATCGGTCGGGTCGTCAGGGAAGGCCCAGCGCACCGGGTGAGTGACCGAGCAGACCCACCGGCCGCCCGGACGCAGCACACGGGCTGCTTCGGCGTGTACCCGGACGGCGTCCGGGACGAACGGGATGGCGCCGAAGGCCGTGAACACGACGTCGAACGACTGGTCCGGGAAGGGCAGGTCGCGTGCGTCAGCGACGACGAACGGCACCTGCACACCGGTGGCCGTGTCGAGCTGGGCACTGGCACGCGCCATCCCGTCAGCGACGTCGCTCGCGGTGGCGTGCACGTGCCGGGCGCGCAGCCATCGGGAGCACTGTGCGGCTCCGGCGCCGATCTCAAGCACCTCCGCTGCGCGAAGGGCCGCGAGATCACCCAGCAGCCCGGCGTCGGATTCACGAAGCCCCTCCGGGCACCAGCGAAAGTCGGCCGCCCCCAGGAAGTCTCCGTGCTCGGCCAGGTAGCCGGGGGCCTCGTCCGACCACCAGTCACCATTCGCAGACGCTGCCGCCACCGGATCGACCGGCTCGTAGCCCGCGCTGGCGATGGGCTCTCGCGCCTCCGGCGCCCTCTCGTTCATGAGGCCATCATCACCTTTGCCAGGCCTTCGGTCGTCGGGGTAGGATTGCCGAGGTCATTCGTGCGTTCCTGCCTCCTGACATGGCGGTCGCTGTGGTCCAGCCCTTCGAGAGTCTCGATCGGCGGCCCGGCAGCCACCACGAGTCGCGGGTGGAGATCGTCCGAGTGCCATCGCGAGCGGCTCGCGGGACGAACTGCTCGCTGTTGTCCTGTGTCCGACCCACTATCCCTGTCCGCATCGGAGTCCAACACTCAATGACTATCACCAGCCCGGCCTCGACGAACGCACCGCAGGTCGCGGTCAACGACATCGGCTCGGAAGAGGATTTCCTCGCAGCCGTCGACGCGACCATCAAGTACTTCAATGACGGTGACATCGTCGAGGGCACGGTCGTCAAGGTCGACCGAGACGAGGTTCTCCTCGACATCGGTTACAAGACCGAAGGCGTCATTCTCTCGCGCGAGCTCTCCATCAAGCACGACGTCGACCCCGATGAGGTCGTCGCCGTCGGAGACGCCGTCGAGGCTCTCGTCCTCCAGAAGGAGGACAAGGAGGGCCGTCTGCTGCTGTCCAAGAAGCGCGCACAGTACGAGCGCGCCTGGGGCACCATCGAGAAGATCAAGGAAGAGGACGGCGTCGTCACCGGCACCGTCATCGAGGTCGTCAAGGGCGGCCTCATCCTCGACATCGGCCTGCGCGGCTTCCTGCCCGCGTCGCTGGTGGAGATGCGCCGCGTGCGCGACCTGCAGCCGTACATCGGCCAGGAGATCGAAGCCAAGATCATCGAGCTCGACAAGAACCGCAACAACGTCGTGCTCTCCCGCCGTGCCTGGCTCGAGCAGACCCAGTCCGAGGTGCGTTCCACCTTCCTGCAGACGCTGCAGAAGGGGCAGGTGCGCCCCGGTGTGGTCTCATCGATCGTCAACTTCGGTGCGTTCGTGGACCTGGGTGGGGTGGACGGCCTGGTGCACGTCTCCGAGCTCTCCTGGAAGCACATCGATCACCCGAACGAGATCGTGGAGGTCGGCCAGGAGGTCACCGTCGAGGTGCTCGACGTCGACTTCGACCGGGAGCGCGTCTCGCTGTCGCTGAAGGCCACCCAGGAGGACCCGTGGCAGGCATTCGCCCGCACGCACGCCATCGGGCAGGTCGTGCCGGGTAAGGTCACCAAGCTCGTGCCGTTCGGTGCGTTTGTGCGCGTCGAAGACGGCATCGAGGGTCTGGTGCACATCTCCGAGCTGGCCCAGCGCCACGTCGAGCTGCCCGAGCAGGTGGCGAAGGTTGATGACGAGGTGTTCGTCAAGGTCATCGACATCGACCTGGAGCGCCGCCGCATCTCGCTCTCGCTGAAGCAGGCGAACGAGGGCGTGGACCCCAACAGCGACGAGTTCGACCCGTCGCTGTACGGTATGGCCGCCGAGTACGACGACCAGGGCAACTACAAGTACCCCGAGGGCTTCGACCCGGAGACCAACGAGTGGCTCGAGGGGTACGAGACGCAGCGGGAGGCCTGGGAGGCGCAGTACGCTTCCGCCCACGAGCGCTGGGAGGCGCACAAGGCTCAGGTCCTGCGTGCGATCGAGGCCGACGCGGAGTCTGCATCCTCCGGAGGCGGTAGCAGCAGTAGCAGCAGCAGTCCTGCCGTCGAGGCGCCTGAGTCCTCTTACACCTCGGCACCGGTTGACGCGGGCGGCACGCTTGCCTCCGACGAGGCGCTTGCCGCGCTGCGTGAGAAGCTCACCGGCAACTGATCGCAGGCTCTCCAGCCGCTGATCTGCGA includes these proteins:
- the rpsA gene encoding 30S ribosomal protein S1, whose translation is MTITSPASTNAPQVAVNDIGSEEDFLAAVDATIKYFNDGDIVEGTVVKVDRDEVLLDIGYKTEGVILSRELSIKHDVDPDEVVAVGDAVEALVLQKEDKEGRLLLSKKRAQYERAWGTIEKIKEEDGVVTGTVIEVVKGGLILDIGLRGFLPASLVEMRRVRDLQPYIGQEIEAKIIELDKNRNNVVLSRRAWLEQTQSEVRSTFLQTLQKGQVRPGVVSSIVNFGAFVDLGGVDGLVHVSELSWKHIDHPNEIVEVGQEVTVEVLDVDFDRERVSLSLKATQEDPWQAFARTHAIGQVVPGKVTKLVPFGAFVRVEDGIEGLVHISELAQRHVELPEQVAKVDDEVFVKVIDIDLERRRISLSLKQANEGVDPNSDEFDPSLYGMAAEYDDQGNYKYPEGFDPETNEWLEGYETQREAWEAQYASAHERWEAHKAQVLRAIEADAESASSGGGSSSSSSSPAVEAPESSYTSAPVDAGGTLASDEALAALREKLTGN
- the polA gene encoding DNA polymerase I, translating into MRPRLSGVSDTARPRLLLIDGHSMAYRAFFALPVENFSTTTGQTTNAVYGFTSMLINLLRDEEPTHVAVAFDVSSQTFRKDTYADYKGTREETPQEFRGQIPLIEEVLAALSITTLGREGFEADDIIATLASQAGSAGYEVLICSGDRDTYQLVTDGVTVLYPRKGVSDLVRMTPSAVEEKYGVRPEQYSDLAALVGETSDNLPGVPGVGPKTAAKWILAHGGLEGIVANAPSITGKAGQSLRDHLDQVLLNRQLNELLRDMELPVGLDEIARQPFERERVHQVFDALEFRVLRDRLFEMDPQDTESATAESFALDVTALQPGALATWIHEHGDTRLGVDVRGSAAAGTGDAWGLAIAAPGGAVLTIDLIEIGPEDEKALATWLADETAEKVLHDAKTAWHCLDGRDMRLSGVTFDTATAAYLCHPDQRSYALADLTLRFLGRELKAGDGNESEASGQQMLVLDGPDEIELSAVRAAAVAELAEVLTEQLDQRSSVPLLTSLELPVAHVLAEMEKAGIAADVDYLRDLEHQFDDHVRSAASQAYEVIGREVNLSSPKQLQEVLFGDLEMPKTRKTKTGYTTDADALADLYTKTEHPFLEHLLTHRDQIRLRQTVEGLLRTVAADGRIHTTYSQTIAATGRLSSADPNLQNIPIRTDEGHRIRAAFVVGSGYESLLTADYSQIEMRIMAHLSEDEGLIEAFRSGEDLHSFVGSRVFDVAPEEVTAPMRSKIKAMSYGLAYGLSAFGLSRQLKIPTSEARELMEEYFQRFGGVRDYLASVVDQARVNGYTQTILGRRRYLPDLTSDNRQRREMAERMALNAPIQGSAADIIKVAMIGVHRAMSEQKLASRLLLQVHDELVVEVAAGERQQAESILREHMGAAADLAVPLEVSVGSGATWRDAGH
- a CDS encoding class I SAM-dependent methyltransferase yields the protein MNERAPEAREPIASAGYEPVDPVAAASANGDWWSDEAPGYLAEHGDFLGAADFRWCPEGLRESDAGLLGDLAALRAAEVLEIGAGAAQCSRWLRARHVHATASDVADGMARASAQLDTATGVQVPFVVADARDLPFPDQSFDVVFTAFGAIPFVPDAVRVHAEAARVLRPGGRWVCSVTHPVRWAFPDDPTDAGLTLVRSYFDRAPYVERDAQGKPLYAEFHRTLSDHIRDVIAAGFTLVDLVEPEWQPGNTHVWGGWGPERGALLPGTLIMVAERQ